From Microaerobacter geothermalis, one genomic window encodes:
- a CDS encoding ABC transporter ATP-binding protein has protein sequence MFKLNHVKVKGILDIDQLVIPSHRITCIVGESGSGKTTLLKLLNHLISCDEGEIWVDNIPISQWDPIELRRSVVMLPQTPAIFKGTVRDNLLIGLIFSEKPSVQDVQLSEVLEKVRLHKELDQDADSLSGGEKQRLALARVLLMTPLVLLLDEPSSALDEDTTNFVMQQLAGYVKTQQKTMVMVTHSKAVVQSFADHVVEIHKGRIVGIRGCSG, from the coding sequence ATGTTTAAATTAAATCATGTAAAAGTCAAGGGAATTCTGGATATCGATCAACTGGTTATTCCGTCCCACCGCATTACCTGCATTGTCGGGGAAAGCGGAAGTGGAAAAACAACGCTGTTAAAGCTGTTGAATCATCTGATTAGCTGCGATGAAGGCGAGATTTGGGTGGATAATATACCCATATCTCAATGGGATCCGATTGAACTAAGGCGGAGCGTCGTCATGTTGCCGCAAACCCCAGCTATATTTAAAGGAACAGTAAGGGATAATTTGCTGATTGGGCTAATATTTTCTGAGAAACCGTCGGTTCAGGATGTTCAATTATCGGAAGTTTTGGAGAAAGTTCGCCTTCATAAAGAACTGGACCAGGATGCGGACTCTTTGTCCGGAGGAGAAAAACAGCGATTGGCCTTAGCTAGGGTGTTGCTGATGACCCCCCTTGTTCTGTTGCTGGATGAACCCTCTTCTGCATTGGATGAAGATACTACTAATTTTGTGATGCAGCAACTGGCGGGATACGTTAAGACCCAGCAAAAAACAATGGTTATGGTTACCCATTCTAAGGCAGTCGTTCAATCTTTTGCTGATCATGTCGTCGAAATACACAAGGGTAGGATTGTGGGAATAAGGGGGTGCAGTGGATGA
- the rnc gene encoding ribonuclease III → MGFSEFQQEIGIFFYNEKLLRQAFTHSSYVNEHRHKSLQDNERLEFLGDAVLELTISQFLYSHYPRMSEGEMTKLRAAIVCEPSLVSFAEQLHFGDLVLLGKGEELTGGRERPALLADVFEAFIGALYLDQGLESVFQFLDKYVFPKIEHGDFTQPTDFKSMLQEYVQHDSLGELNYRIIQERGPAHHREFVAEVLLSDKALGRGVGRSKKEAEQKAAEMALHELHALRKPLQKM, encoded by the coding sequence GTGGGTTTTTCGGAATTTCAACAAGAAATCGGGATATTTTTTTACAATGAGAAATTGTTGAGGCAGGCATTTACTCACTCATCTTATGTTAATGAGCACAGACATAAATCATTGCAAGATAATGAACGATTGGAATTTTTGGGAGATGCAGTGTTGGAACTGACAATCTCCCAGTTCCTTTATTCCCATTATCCCAGGATGAGTGAAGGTGAAATGACAAAGCTTCGGGCAGCTATCGTATGTGAACCGTCATTGGTCTCCTTTGCCGAGCAACTTCACTTCGGTGATCTTGTATTGTTGGGCAAAGGAGAAGAATTGACCGGAGGACGTGAGCGACCTGCTTTATTGGCTGACGTCTTTGAAGCATTTATCGGAGCCTTGTATCTGGATCAAGGGTTGGAAAGTGTTTTTCAGTTTTTGGATAAATATGTTTTCCCCAAAATTGAACATGGGGATTTTACTCAACCAACCGATTTCAAAAGCATGCTCCAGGAATATGTTCAGCATGACAGTTTGGGAGAGCTGAATTACCGTATTATTCAGGAAAGGGGACCTGCCCACCACCGGGAATTTGTTGCGGAAGTTCTGCTAAGTGATAAAGCATTGGGTCGTGGTGTCGGACGCTCTAAAAAGGAGGCCGAGCAAAAGGCCGCCGAAATGGCCCTTCATGAACTGCATGCGTTGAGGAAGCCGTTACAAAAAATGTAG